In a genomic window of Coprococcus eutactus:
- a CDS encoding YdcF family protein: MTDKMTQKSHGDMSKEISKDGVAVRTRGYHIWRVIFCIIGVLGMLMFIYPVFRGCHVNVGTLLGTGVFALLTLYGVFRAKINKSVRKLWDKKAGKICLSIVLALVTIALALVVVITYHMVYAAHVKPKQDATVVVLGCAVRGGGPSLMLRERLIAAQDYLDENPEAVCVVSGGQGADESMSEAQCMYEYLTEHGISPERIYMEDKSTSTRENIKFSAQIIEQNDLPDGMNIVTNEFHEYRAKRIAEKQGIDTGSIAGSTAWWLLPTYYVREMAGILYEWISG; encoded by the coding sequence ATGACAGATAAAATGACTCAGAAGAGCCATGGAGATATGAGTAAAGAAATAAGCAAAGATGGTGTGGCGGTGCGTACACGGGGATATCATATATGGAGAGTTATATTCTGTATAATAGGCGTGCTGGGAATGCTGATGTTCATATATCCGGTGTTCAGAGGTTGTCATGTGAATGTAGGAACCCTGCTGGGAACAGGCGTGTTTGCACTTCTCACATTGTATGGAGTATTCAGGGCAAAGATAAACAAATCTGTCAGAAAGCTTTGGGATAAAAAAGCAGGAAAGATATGCTTAAGTATCGTGCTTGCGCTTGTAACCATTGCTCTTGCCCTTGTTGTGGTCATCACGTATCACATGGTCTATGCGGCTCATGTAAAGCCTAAACAGGATGCCACAGTCGTGGTGCTCGGATGCGCGGTCAGAGGCGGCGGTCCAAGCCTTATGCTGAGAGAGAGACTTATAGCAGCACAGGATTATCTTGATGAGAACCCGGAGGCTGTATGTGTTGTGTCCGGTGGACAGGGCGCAGATGAGAGCATGTCGGAGGCACAGTGCATGTATGAATATCTGACAGAACATGGAATATCACCTGAGAGGATATATATGGAAGACAAGTCCACATCCACAAGGGAGAATATAAAGTTTTCGGCTCAGATAATAGAACAGAATGACCTGCCTGACGGAATGAATATCGTGACAAATGAATTCCATGAGTACAGGGCAAAGAGGATTGCGGAAAAGCAGGGTATAGATACGGGTTCCATAGCTGGAAGCACTGCATGGTGGCTGCTTCCGACATACTATGTCAGGGAGATGGCAGGCATACTGTATGAGTGGATCAGCGGCTGA
- a CDS encoding MATE family efflux transporter translates to MDLLRNDLKKLYFKFLIPSLGSAMVMSIYTLTDAIVIGKGVGADALAALSITTPLLCILMSTGILFGVGGSVQMSVHRGSGNTMKSNLYFTVSFIMIAAITALLWILYGTCMPSLLRLMGANATLYPYAMSYMHYINMFLPVAVFSNFIAIFVRADNDPNRAMAGVLLGGVFNIVMDIVLIFPLKQGIGGAALASVVGMLIQVLVASSHFLSKKNELRFIMPHRILNSMKNIVTAGIPSFFNEFANGFIVLLFNIQILKYCGENALSIYSVISNCVILFNSLFTGVGQSVQPVISTNYGANNIGRINTIKRMAYTTILIMGALFSLLGILFPRVLCGVFIDMNESLGVIADLGVRAYFFAFVPFGINLMTSYYLQAILKSGQSLCISLLRNIILSSVCILTFPVLTSGNSLWFAAPVTEAVTLTVSLVFLAQESPR, encoded by the coding sequence ATGGACCTGTTAAGAAACGATCTGAAAAAGCTTTACTTCAAATTCCTCATTCCTTCCCTTGGAAGTGCCATGGTCATGTCCATATACACCCTGACTGATGCCATCGTCATCGGCAAAGGTGTTGGAGCTGATGCCCTGGCCGCTCTGAGCATCACAACGCCACTGCTGTGCATACTTATGTCAACTGGAATTCTCTTTGGCGTAGGTGGCTCGGTACAGATGAGCGTGCACAGAGGAAGTGGCAACACAATGAAATCTAACCTTTACTTCACCGTGTCATTCATAATGATCGCGGCAATCACCGCACTGCTGTGGATACTGTACGGAACATGTATGCCATCACTGCTTAGACTCATGGGAGCAAATGCCACTCTATACCCATATGCCATGTCATACATGCACTATATAAATATGTTCCTGCCGGTTGCAGTATTTTCCAACTTCATCGCTATATTTGTGAGGGCTGACAATGATCCGAACCGCGCCATGGCAGGCGTCCTGCTAGGCGGAGTGTTCAATATCGTGATGGACATCGTACTGATATTCCCGCTGAAGCAGGGAATCGGCGGAGCCGCGCTTGCCTCTGTTGTCGGTATGCTGATCCAGGTACTTGTCGCCTCATCACATTTCCTCAGCAAAAAGAATGAGCTGCGTTTCATAATGCCACACAGGATCCTGAACAGCATGAAGAATATCGTGACAGCCGGTATCCCGAGTTTCTTCAATGAATTTGCAAATGGATTTATAGTGCTGCTGTTCAACATACAGATATTGAAGTACTGCGGTGAGAATGCCCTGTCCATATACAGCGTCATCTCCAACTGCGTCATCCTGTTCAATTCTTTGTTCACAGGAGTTGGTCAGTCTGTGCAGCCTGTAATCTCGACCAACTATGGAGCAAATAACATAGGCAGAATAAACACCATAAAAAGAATGGCTTACACAACCATCCTGATCATGGGTGCGCTGTTCTCACTTCTTGGAATACTTTTTCCAAGGGTGCTCTGCGGTGTGTTTATAGATATGAATGAAAGCCTTGGCGTCATTGCCGATCTTGGTGTCAGAGCGTACTTCTTTGCATTTGTGCCATTTGGGATCAACCTGATGACCTCCTACTATCTCCAGGCCATACTGAAATCCGGGCAGTCTCTGTGTATATCACTGCTCCGAAACATCATACTCAGCAGCGTGTGTATACTGACGTTCCCAGTTTTGACCAGTGGCAACAGCTTGTGGTTTGCTGCACCTGTGACCGAGGCTGTGACTCTTACTGTCAGTCTGGTATTTCTGGCGCAAGAATCCCCAAGGTAG
- a CDS encoding transketolase produces MNKLELQKKAVEVRKGIVTGVYNAKSGHPGGSLSAADLFTYLYFEEMNVDPKNPEDENRDRFVLSKGHTAPGYYAALALKGFFPIEDLKTLRHVGSYLQGHPDKKHTPGVDMSSGSLGQGLSVAVGMALAAKMQGKDYRTYCLCGDGEIQEGQIWEAAMFAGHRKLDNLCVIVDNNNLQIDGTVEDVCSPYPIDEKFKAFNFHVININGNDFDEIDRAFAEAKSHKGEPTAIIAHTIKGKGVSFMEDKAGWHGKAPNEEEYKIAMEELEKEAAAL; encoded by the coding sequence ATGAACAAATTAGAACTTCAGAAAAAAGCTGTAGAAGTTCGCAAGGGCATTGTTACAGGTGTATACAATGCAAAGAGCGGACATCCAGGCGGCTCATTATCGGCAGCAGACCTGTTTACTTATCTTTATTTCGAGGAGATGAATGTGGATCCTAAGAATCCTGAGGACGAGAATCGTGACAGATTCGTGCTCTCAAAGGGACACACAGCTCCGGGCTACTACGCAGCACTTGCGTTAAAAGGCTTTTTCCCAATAGAAGACTTAAAGACACTCAGACATGTTGGATCTTACCTTCAGGGACATCCTGACAAGAAGCACACTCCAGGAGTGGATATGTCATCAGGATCACTGGGACAGGGACTTTCAGTTGCAGTAGGTATGGCACTTGCAGCAAAGATGCAGGGCAAGGATTACAGAACATACTGTCTCTGCGGTGATGGAGAGATCCAGGAGGGACAGATATGGGAGGCAGCTATGTTCGCAGGACATAGAAAGCTTGACAATCTGTGCGTTATAGTAGATAACAACAATCTTCAGATTGACGGAACGGTTGAGGATGTATGTTCACCATATCCTATAGATGAGAAGTTCAAGGCATTCAACTTCCATGTTATCAATATCAATGGCAATGACTTTGACGAGATCGACAGGGCATTTGCTGAGGCAAAGTCCCACAAGGGTGAGCCTACAGCGATCATCGCCCACACGATCAAGGGCAAGGGTGTATCGTTCATGGAGGACAAGGCCGGCTGGCATGGAAAGGCTCCGAATGAAGAAGAGTATAAGATCGCCATGGAAGAACTTGAGAAGGAGGCTGCAGCATTATGA
- a CDS encoding YbaK/EbsC family protein, whose protein sequence is MSLEKAEKFLEDKGYGDRIILMDAPTATVAMAAEALGVEPGMIAKTMAFIQDDKIVLILTEGTARVDNRKYRDRFHVKAKMVPFDSVEELVGHAPGGVCPFGINPGIDVYLDESLKRYERVFPAAGNDHSAVNLTISELEDASGAAGWVDVCKEPEK, encoded by the coding sequence ATGTCACTGGAAAAGGCAGAAAAGTTTCTTGAAGATAAAGGATATGGAGACAGGATCATACTTATGGACGCTCCGACGGCAACTGTTGCCATGGCGGCGGAGGCGCTTGGAGTTGAGCCGGGCATGATCGCTAAGACCATGGCGTTCATACAGGATGACAAGATAGTACTCATACTCACCGAGGGCACAGCCAGAGTTGACAATAGGAAATATAGAGACAGATTCCACGTCAAGGCGAAGATGGTGCCATTTGATAGCGTGGAGGAGCTTGTCGGACATGCACCGGGCGGAGTGTGTCCATTTGGCATAAATCCGGGGATAGATGTATACCTTGATGAGAGCCTCAAGAGATACGAGAGGGTTTTCCCTGCGGCGGGCAATGACCACAGTGCAGTGAATCTCACCATCTCTGAGCTTGAGGATGCATCTGGGGCTGCCGGCTGGGTTGATGTGTGCAAGGAGCCGGAGAAGTAA
- a CDS encoding type II secretion system protein, translated as MKKYDGGFSLVELIIVIAIMAVLAGALAPMLIKYIQKSRDSKAMTNARNFETAVEASLIDASEGTLGSDAERDASGFSVQYLSSNASAPNPNDSTHSLIASIYNSFDPKGQGFEAIAVVDTGKVQQITYKDLKTRKVYVYYADDSKKYGTRTEAGKAGEWLRYDTNRGDSWVSWYSICEGKYTTPWWNGHQSD; from the coding sequence ATGAAAAAATATGACGGTGGATTTTCGTTGGTTGAACTCATTATTGTCATCGCTATTATGGCGGTGCTGGCAGGGGCACTTGCTCCGATGCTTATTAAGTACATTCAGAAATCACGAGACAGCAAGGCTATGACAAATGCAAGAAATTTTGAAACTGCGGTGGAAGCGTCTTTGATTGACGCCAGTGAGGGGACGCTTGGCAGTGATGCCGAGAGAGATGCATCGGGATTCAGTGTGCAATATTTGTCAAGTAATGCGTCTGCCCCAAATCCTAATGATTCAACACATAGCCTGATAGCGTCAATATATAATTCCTTTGATCCAAAAGGACAGGGCTTTGAGGCAATTGCGGTGGTTGATACGGGGAAGGTTCAGCAGATTACATACAAGGATCTCAAGACGCGCAAGGTGTATGTATATTATGCTGATGATTCCAAGAAATATGGTACAAGGACCGAGGCTGGTAAGGCGGGAGAGTGGCTTAGATATGATACGAACAGAGGCGACAGCTGGGTGAGTTGGTATTCGATATGTGAAGGAAAGTATACTACACCGTGGTGGAATGGACATCAGTCGGATTGA
- a CDS encoding GNAT family N-acetyltransferase, which yields MNINIREYMAADAKSASEIWNQVVDDGVAFPQEEDLTPESGDAFFKEQTYTGIAENTENGEVVGLYILHPNNVGRCGHICNASYAVRRDIRGEHIGEKLVLDCISMAKKKGFGVLQFNAVVASNVHALHLYKRIGFTPLGVIPGGFRMPDGHYEDIIPHYYDLRKDADQ from the coding sequence ATGAATATAAACATAAGAGAGTACATGGCAGCAGATGCAAAGTCAGCATCAGAGATCTGGAACCAGGTTGTGGATGACGGAGTGGCATTTCCACAGGAAGAGGATCTGACACCGGAATCAGGCGATGCATTTTTCAAAGAGCAGACATATACCGGTATCGCCGAGAACACAGAGAATGGTGAGGTGGTAGGACTCTACATACTTCATCCGAACAACGTGGGAAGATGCGGACATATATGTAATGCCAGCTATGCCGTGAGACGCGATATCCGCGGTGAGCACATAGGAGAAAAGCTTGTGCTTGACTGTATCTCCATGGCAAAGAAGAAAGGCTTTGGAGTGCTCCAGTTCAATGCCGTAGTAGCATCAAATGTACATGCACTCCATCTGTATAAAAGGATTGGTTTTACTCCGCTGGGCGTTATCCCGGGAGGCTTTAGGATGCCTGATGGACATTACGAGGATATCATTCCGCACTATTATGACCTTAGAAAAGATGCAGATCAGTAA
- the thiC gene encoding phosphomethylpyrimidine synthase ThiC yields MRNYTTQMDAARKGIVTPEIEKVAEKEHMSTEALMKLVGEGKVAIPANKKHTCLNPEGVGSMLRTKINVNLGVSRDCKDYGIEMQKVMSAVEMGAEAIMDLSSHGNTQPFRQKLTSECPAMIGTVPVYDSVIHYQRDLATLTAQDFIDVVRLHAEDGVDFVTLHCGITRKTIEQIKKHKRKMNIVSRGGSLVFAWMTMTGNENPFYEYFDQILDICEEYDVTVSLGDACRPGCLADATDVCQIEELVRLGELTKRAWDHNVQVMVEGPGHVPLNQIAANMEVQKTLCMGAPFYVLGPLVTDIAPGYDHITSAIGGAVAAMNGAAFLCYVTPAEHLALPNVDDVKQGIVASKIAAHAADIAKGIPGARDIDDKMADARRVLDWDAQFACAIDPETAKEIRDSRKPDDEYSDTCSMCGKFCAVRSMNKALSGEYIDIL; encoded by the coding sequence ATGAGAAATTACACAACACAGATGGACGCAGCAAGAAAAGGCATAGTAACCCCTGAGATCGAGAAAGTTGCCGAGAAAGAGCATATGTCCACTGAGGCGCTGATGAAACTGGTAGGAGAGGGCAAGGTAGCGATACCAGCCAACAAAAAGCACACATGCTTAAACCCAGAGGGAGTTGGAAGCATGCTGAGGACCAAGATCAATGTCAATCTTGGCGTGTCAAGAGACTGCAAGGATTATGGTATCGAGATGCAGAAGGTTATGAGTGCTGTCGAGATGGGAGCAGAGGCGATCATGGATCTGTCAAGCCACGGCAATACACAGCCGTTCAGACAGAAGCTCACTTCAGAGTGTCCGGCTATGATAGGAACTGTGCCGGTATATGACAGCGTTATCCACTATCAGAGAGACCTTGCGACACTGACAGCACAGGATTTCATCGATGTGGTACGTCTTCATGCGGAGGATGGAGTTGATTTTGTGACTCTCCACTGTGGAATAACAAGAAAGACGATCGAACAGATCAAGAAACATAAGAGAAAGATGAATATAGTCAGCCGTGGCGGCAGTCTTGTATTTGCATGGATGACCATGACTGGTAACGAGAATCCGTTCTACGAGTATTTTGATCAGATCCTTGACATATGCGAGGAATACGATGTGACAGTATCACTTGGAGATGCATGTCGTCCGGGATGTCTTGCGGACGCAACGGATGTATGTCAGATAGAGGAGCTTGTCAGACTTGGAGAGCTGACAAAGCGCGCGTGGGATCATAACGTACAGGTTATGGTTGAGGGCCCTGGTCATGTGCCACTCAATCAGATTGCAGCCAACATGGAGGTTCAGAAGACACTCTGTATGGGCGCACCATTCTACGTACTTGGACCTCTTGTCACAGATATAGCACCGGGATACGATCACATCACAAGTGCCATAGGCGGAGCGGTCGCAGCCATGAACGGAGCAGCATTCCTCTGTTACGTAACACCAGCAGAGCACCTTGCCCTGCCAAATGTAGACGATGTCAAGCAGGGAATCGTAGCCTCCAAGATAGCAGCCCATGCGGCAGATATAGCAAAGGGGATACCTGGAGCGAGGGATATAGATGACAAGATGGCGGATGCGAGACGTGTCCTCGACTGGGATGCACAGTTTGCATGTGCCATAGATCCTGAGACCGCAAAGGAGATCAGGGACAGCAGAAAGCCTGATGACGAGTACAGCGACACGTGCAGTATGTGCGGTAAGTTCTGTGCTGTAAGATCGATGAACAAGGCGCTGTCAGGGGAGTATATAGATATTCTCTGA
- a CDS encoding transketolase family protein — translation MIENKAIATRESYGNALVEIAKEHDDLVVLDADLAEATKTVIFKKAYPERHVDCGIAEANMAGIAAGMSTCGYVPFMSSFAMFAAGRAFEQVRNTIGYPHLNVKIGATHAGISVGEDGATHQCCEDIALMREIPGMVVINPCDDVEARAAVKAAYEYVGPVYLRFGRLAVPVLNDESTYKFEIGKGVKLKDGKDISIIATGLCVSEAVKAVDMLAADGIDAEIINIHTIKPIDEDIIVETAQKTGRVFTVEEHSIIGGLGSAVAEVLAEKCPTKLTRIGVRDTFGESGPAKELLHKYELDAEGIYKQIKAAL, via the coding sequence ATGATAGAGAATAAAGCAATCGCAACCAGAGAGAGCTATGGCAATGCCTTAGTAGAGATCGCAAAGGAACATGATGATCTTGTTGTTTTAGATGCAGACCTTGCAGAGGCAACCAAGACAGTTATTTTTAAGAAAGCTTATCCTGAGCGACACGTTGACTGTGGCATCGCGGAGGCGAACATGGCAGGAATAGCTGCCGGAATGTCAACATGCGGATATGTTCCATTTATGAGTTCATTTGCAATGTTCGCTGCAGGACGTGCATTTGAGCAGGTGAGAAATACTATCGGATATCCACATCTGAATGTGAAGATCGGTGCAACTCACGCAGGAATCTCAGTAGGTGAGGATGGAGCAACACATCAGTGCTGTGAGGATATCGCACTCATGAGAGAGATCCCGGGCATGGTTGTCATTAACCCATGTGACGATGTAGAGGCCAGAGCAGCAGTCAAGGCTGCATATGAGTATGTTGGACCTGTATATCTCAGATTTGGAAGACTGGCAGTTCCAGTACTCAATGATGAGAGCACATACAAGTTTGAGATTGGCAAAGGGGTTAAGCTCAAGGACGGCAAGGACATATCTATCATAGCTACAGGACTTTGTGTATCTGAGGCTGTGAAGGCTGTGGATATGCTCGCTGCTGATGGTATAGATGCAGAGATTATCAACATACACACTATCAAGCCTATCGATGAGGATATCATCGTAGAGACAGCTCAGAAGACAGGAAGAGTGTTTACAGTTGAGGAGCACTCCATCATAGGTGGCCTCGGAAGTGCTGTTGCAGAGGTGCTTGCTGAGAAGTGTCCTACAAAGCTGACAAGGATCGGTGTGAGAGATACATTCGGTGAGTCAGGCCCTGCAAAGGAACTGCTTCACAAGTATGAGCTTGATGCCGAGGGTATCTATAAGCAGATCAAGGCTGCACTGTAA
- a CDS encoding GNAT family N-acetyltransferase — MEYRVTDANDIGMLMDVRLSMLRIVNDLPVDYIFDDELVVSSRRYFLEGDQTTVVAVDDGRCVACASMSYIEIMPTFSHPSGKRAHLMNVYTEKDYRRRGIARQLVNMLIEDARAHDVTEISLDATESGRPLYESIGFKASEECMVIDIQQL; from the coding sequence ATGGAGTATAGAGTGACAGATGCAAATGATATAGGTATGCTGATGGATGTCAGATTGTCCATGCTTAGGATAGTCAATGATCTTCCTGTTGATTACATATTTGATGATGAATTGGTGGTGAGCAGCAGAAGGTATTTTCTTGAGGGTGATCAGACAACTGTTGTAGCTGTCGATGACGGAAGATGTGTGGCGTGTGCCAGTATGTCTTATATTGAAATTATGCCAACATTTTCTCATCCTTCGGGAAAGAGAGCACATCTCATGAATGTATATACAGAAAAGGACTATCGAAGGAGGGGAATCGCCAGGCAGCTTGTGAATATGCTTATAGAGGATGCGCGTGCACATGACGTCACGGAGATAAGCCTTGATGCCACGGAAAGCGGCAGACCGCTGTACGAATCAATTGGATTTAAGGCATCTGAGGAGTGCATGGTTATAGATATACAGCAATTATGA
- the pnuC gene encoding nicotinamide riboside transporter PnuC, which produces MYNPIKELTKREWFIWLCSLIIVLVSNLLTADLDILTLAAALIGVTSLIFAAKGNVWAQILMVVFSILYGIISFRFRYWGEMITYLGMTMPMAVWSAITWFKNPSEGNSSEVAIQKLTRRHVIWLTVSTVLVTIVFYYILMLLDTPNIVFSTISIVTSFLAAALTMLRSSYYAVGYAANDVILIVLWVLASLENPAYIPVVVNFVIFFANDMYGFVSWKKREVRQAVDL; this is translated from the coding sequence ATGTACAATCCAATAAAAGAACTGACTAAGCGGGAATGGTTTATCTGGCTGTGTTCCCTCATTATAGTGCTGGTATCGAATCTTCTCACTGCAGATCTGGACATTCTCACACTTGCAGCGGCCCTCATAGGCGTGACATCGCTTATATTTGCGGCAAAAGGAAATGTGTGGGCGCAGATATTGATGGTCGTATTCAGCATATTATACGGTATAATATCATTCAGGTTCCGCTACTGGGGTGAGATGATAACCTACCTCGGGATGACGATGCCGATGGCGGTGTGGTCCGCCATAACGTGGTTCAAGAATCCGTCGGAGGGCAACAGCAGTGAGGTTGCCATACAGAAACTGACAAGAAGACATGTGATATGGCTCACTGTCAGCACGGTGCTTGTAACGATTGTATTCTACTATATACTGATGCTGCTTGATACGCCGAACATAGTGTTCAGTACCATATCAATCGTCACAAGCTTCCTTGCAGCGGCTCTCACCATGCTGAGATCGTCATACTACGCTGTTGGATATGCAGCAAATGATGTGATTCTGATAGTTTTGTGGGTTCTCGCGTCACTTGAGAATCCGGCATATATTCCTGTGGTTGTAAACTTCGTCATATTCTTTGCGAATGATATGTATGGCTTTGTGAGCTGGAAAAAGAGGGAAGTGAGGCAGGCTGTGGATTTGTAG
- a CDS encoding MATE family efflux transporter: MNKDLTVGRPESVLWRFCLPLFGSVIFQQLYNIADSFVAGQFIGENALAAVGNSYEITLIFIAFAFGCNIGCSVIVSQLFGAKKYSEMKTAVWTTLIASAVLVAVLMLVGFLLGERLLALIDTPDELMRDSLTYLNIYILGVPFLFFYNIATGIFSALGDSRTPFIFLAISSVSNIAVDILFVKTFEMGVNGVAWATFICQGVSAVLAIIVVFRRLAAVRTEGKIRVFSGNMLGKIAVIAIPSILQQSFISVGNIIIQSVINGFGASVIAGYAAAVKLNNLVITSFTTLGNGISNYTAQNLGAGKIDRIGQGLKAGIKLIWGLCIPFAVLYFFFGRYGMYPFMENRTGLALDTGVTYLRILAPFYFVVSAKLVADGILRGTGMMGRFMTSTFTDLILRVVLAIVLSRVIGSATGIWLAWPIGWTIATVMSLLFCVNGIKKLKREKTGRIE, from the coding sequence GTGAATAAGGATTTGACAGTTGGAAGGCCGGAATCAGTGTTATGGAGATTCTGCCTTCCACTTTTTGGAAGTGTAATATTTCAGCAGCTTTACAACATAGCGGACAGCTTTGTGGCGGGGCAGTTTATAGGAGAAAATGCTCTGGCGGCGGTCGGCAACAGTTATGAGATAACGCTTATCTTCATAGCATTTGCATTTGGGTGCAATATAGGCTGTTCGGTCATAGTATCACAGCTGTTCGGGGCAAAGAAATACAGCGAGATGAAGACTGCGGTCTGGACTACTCTCATAGCAAGCGCTGTACTTGTGGCGGTTCTCATGCTGGTCGGATTCCTGCTTGGTGAGAGACTGCTGGCACTCATTGACACTCCGGATGAGCTGATGAGAGATTCGCTTACTTATCTGAACATATACATATTGGGAGTGCCATTTTTGTTCTTCTACAACATAGCGACAGGAATATTCTCCGCGCTGGGCGATTCGAGAACGCCGTTTATATTTCTTGCCATCTCATCGGTGTCCAACATAGCCGTTGATATACTGTTTGTAAAGACATTTGAAATGGGGGTAAATGGAGTTGCGTGGGCTACATTCATCTGTCAGGGTGTGAGCGCTGTACTTGCGATAATAGTTGTGTTCAGACGTCTGGCGGCAGTTCGCACTGAAGGAAAGATCCGTGTATTTTCGGGAAACATGCTGGGCAAGATAGCAGTTATAGCCATACCGAGCATACTTCAGCAGAGCTTTATCTCAGTTGGAAATATAATTATTCAGAGCGTCATCAATGGATTTGGAGCCTCTGTCATAGCGGGATATGCGGCGGCTGTAAAGCTCAATAATCTCGTCATAACGTCATTTACAACACTTGGAAATGGAATATCCAACTATACCGCACAGAATCTTGGCGCGGGTAAGATCGACAGGATAGGACAGGGACTTAAAGCTGGAATAAAACTTATATGGGGACTATGCATACCATTTGCGGTTTTGTACTTTTTCTTTGGCCGTTATGGCATGTATCCATTTATGGAGAACAGGACAGGACTTGCCCTTGACACGGGAGTCACGTATCTCAGGATACTGGCGCCGTTCTACTTTGTAGTATCGGCAAAACTTGTAGCGGATGGAATACTAAGGGGAACAGGCATGATGGGCAGATTTATGACATCGACATTTACAGATCTGATACTCAGGGTGGTGCTGGCGATAGTGCTGTCAAGAGTTATAGGTTCCGCCACAGGAATATGGCTGGCCTGGCCTATAGGCTGGACTATAGCAACAGTCATGTCACTGTTATTCTGTGTGAATGGTATTAAGAAGCTGAAAAGAGAAAAAACAGGGAGGATAGAATAG
- a CDS encoding MBL fold metallo-hydrolase, whose product MDITMLGTGSALVTECYNTCFVMSDGDEHFLVDGGGGNGILSQLKKAGFNWQDMRTIFVTHKHVDHILGAVWMIRMICQHMKKGSYEGEAVIYGHDEVIALLREMAMQLLNKKETVYIGDRLHLVEVNDGDTKEIMDRKVTFFDTGSTKTKQFGFCMDMGDGAKITCCGDEPYNDCEEKYARGSKWLLHEAFCLYSETDIFDPYEKHHSTVKDACELAEKLEVQNLLLYHTEDKNITHRKELYVAEGKRYYSGNLHVPDDLEKIRL is encoded by the coding sequence ATGGACATAACGATGCTTGGAACAGGAAGTGCACTTGTGACAGAGTGTTATAATACATGCTTTGTGATGTCAGATGGAGACGAACATTTTCTAGTGGATGGCGGCGGTGGTAACGGCATACTGTCACAGCTTAAGAAAGCGGGTTTTAACTGGCAGGACATGAGGACAATATTTGTGACGCATAAACATGTGGATCATATACTCGGTGCGGTGTGGATGATCCGCATGATATGCCAGCATATGAAAAAAGGTTCGTATGAAGGCGAAGCCGTTATATACGGACATGACGAGGTCATCGCTTTACTTAGGGAGATGGCAATGCAACTTCTTAATAAGAAGGAGACAGTATATATTGGTGACAGACTTCATCTGGTTGAGGTGAATGACGGCGATACGAAAGAGATAATGGACAGAAAGGTCACATTTTTTGATACTGGTTCAACTAAGACAAAGCAATTTGGATTCTGTATGGATATGGGTGATGGCGCGAAAATTACGTGCTGCGGAGACGAGCCTTACAATGATTGTGAGGAGAAGTATGCGAGAGGCAGCAAATGGCTGCTCCATGAGGCATTCTGCCTGTATTCCGAGACGGATATATTTGATCCTTACGAGAAACATCACTCAACAGTCAAGGATGCCTGTGAACTTGCAGAAAAGCTTGAAGTTCAGAATCTGTTGCTATATCATACAGAGGATAAAAATATAACACATAGAAAAGAATTGTACGTGGCAGAGGGCAAAAGGTATTACAGCGGCAACCTGCATGTGCCAGATGATTTGGAGAAAATAAGACTTTAG